The following coding sequences are from one uncultured Bacteroides sp. window:
- a CDS encoding two-component regulator propeller domain-containing protein codes for MKKNLAFLMLSFYLLLFCSCTSKEQMEEPGKIEISPVIASDISNQKISSFAEDAQGHIWIGTFRGLNKCTVHEYHQYFCTDDSTDLPDNQIQDIFRDSQNRLWIATVNGMCQYTDKDNFKAIPLNIANQNGVQFLENKEGRIFLNMVVHLCAYNPKTKQLDCLIPIFDPQRTFNQKCYIDNSNDLWAINPLAIRRYDSSTMELKDSIPTKQNITYSYMHNNGELWLASKNNIEIFNTRIRKYTEVPAVIRKHPILSQSSINYIHPYNNNSLLINTQEGMFIYNYIEGSVIRQGKNGFPFEVPHFKINKMFTDSQKNLWIGSVDQGYVVRYNYKKRFNNNNYLRSVIENKSVVAVAVDKDKHLWISTLMDGIYIYDLEKQKINKIDLHKYIKEENESLDVGHIFIDPSNTIWLLCTTSHKIIKCRYQNRTLKIENTYSIFAPMSITQDINKTIWVGNYSETIYALKENESTFKSLQLYPKWYCFTPTIKELSNGDIIVASFGQDLHHINPDTWDIKRIMIPQKDIKQSIIRSKFIPVILYEDTHSDVWVGTVGNGLMLYSPSSKRLQPIPGTPCSDICSIEEDLQGNIWVSTQYGLCRYDRTIKQFTTYYAADGIGGNQFYDRSSCRLPDGTLVFGGTHGLTFFNPIDVNVKREIPLLFEDLKIHNKLTHPKKNGCISKHLSHRPDIHLKYNQNSFSISFSALDYCEYEKTHYYYKLEGLDKFWIDSRNKNEAYYANLPAGKYIFKVKVTNNDKSIVEAENSIPIIVTSAPWKSWWAYCIYLSIIIGIIYLLFTSWLRIKTEKEATLRAEHEKEQEQRINKMNMSFFANISHEFRTPLTMISAPLTQLCNTPNINEENKPLLHIIQRSVNRMLKLVNQLMDFNKLENDTLQLKVKRIDIISILQELVNVFMINAKNKGITLNTYGLEDTLIMWLDEDKIDKIINNLLSNALKFTPTGGRIDIIFDLITHEDANKLVELTEKDKDAQYIKITIADTGDGIPEKQLEKIFIRYYQIENHSEGVYNWGTGIGLYYARSLAELHHGYLKAGNRTEGNGAIFTLILPINDVSYPEEERSEQIEKQEGIFPLSNNTEFSIHESVNQNKGLQTLLVVDDDTEVVHYLTVLLSPHYKVISRFDVNSALKAINDESPDLILSDIVMPGIDGYQLCRQVKENLQLCHIPIILVTAKATVVNQVEGLNTGADAYVTKPFDPEYLLALIKSQLKNREKIRNILGNNTQTKNISENILTPHDNAFMTDLYHLMEVELSNTELDIARMTSLLKMSRTKFYYKVKGLTGENPSIFFKTYKLNRAIELISESKYTISEIADMTGFTTLSHFSVSFKKHFGVSPSEYKNGTKGQETRETIT; via the coding sequence ATGAAAAAAAACCTTGCTTTCCTTATGCTCTCATTTTATCTGTTATTGTTTTGCTCATGCACTTCAAAAGAGCAGATGGAAGAGCCTGGGAAAATAGAAATTAGCCCTGTCATTGCCAGTGATATATCCAATCAAAAGATATCCAGTTTTGCTGAAGATGCTCAAGGGCACATTTGGATTGGAACATTTCGAGGACTTAATAAATGTACGGTGCACGAGTATCACCAGTATTTTTGCACGGACGATTCGACCGATTTACCCGACAATCAAATACAAGACATCTTTCGAGATTCCCAGAATAGATTATGGATAGCAACAGTAAACGGAATGTGCCAATATACCGATAAAGATAATTTTAAAGCAATACCATTAAACATAGCCAATCAGAATGGAGTTCAATTTCTAGAGAACAAAGAAGGTAGGATTTTTTTAAATATGGTAGTACATCTATGCGCATACAATCCTAAGACGAAACAGCTGGACTGCCTGATTCCTATCTTTGATCCTCAACGAACATTTAATCAGAAATGCTACATAGATAATTCCAATGATTTATGGGCTATCAATCCTCTTGCCATTCGCCGCTATGATTCGTCTACCATGGAGCTTAAGGATTCCATTCCAACAAAGCAAAATATCACCTATTCATATATGCATAATAATGGAGAATTATGGCTTGCCAGTAAAAACAACATCGAAATATTTAATACGCGTATCCGAAAGTATACGGAAGTTCCCGCTGTAATCCGTAAGCACCCAATTTTATCACAATCTTCTATTAACTACATACATCCTTATAATAACAACAGCCTGCTCATCAACACCCAAGAAGGCATGTTTATATATAACTATATTGAAGGAAGCGTGATTCGTCAAGGAAAAAATGGTTTTCCTTTTGAAGTTCCACATTTCAAGATAAATAAGATGTTTACCGATTCACAAAAAAATTTATGGATCGGTTCGGTAGATCAAGGCTATGTAGTACGCTATAATTATAAAAAACGTTTTAATAACAACAACTATTTACGCTCCGTTATTGAGAATAAATCAGTAGTAGCTGTGGCCGTTGATAAAGATAAACATCTATGGATATCAACTCTCATGGACGGTATTTATATATATGATTTGGAAAAACAAAAGATAAACAAAATTGATCTACATAAATATATTAAAGAGGAAAATGAAAGTCTTGATGTAGGACACATCTTCATTGATCCCAGTAACACAATATGGCTATTGTGTACGACTTCTCATAAAATCATAAAATGCAGATACCAAAACAGAACATTAAAAATAGAAAATACGTATTCGATATTTGCTCCTATGTCCATAACTCAGGATATTAACAAAACAATATGGGTTGGGAATTATAGCGAAACAATTTATGCATTAAAAGAGAACGAGTCTACATTTAAAAGTCTTCAACTATATCCTAAATGGTACTGCTTTACACCTACAATAAAAGAGCTCTCCAATGGTGATATTATAGTAGCTTCTTTTGGGCAAGACCTTCATCATATTAATCCTGATACATGGGATATAAAGCGGATCATGATACCTCAAAAAGATATAAAACAAAGTATTATACGTTCAAAATTTATTCCCGTTATCTTATACGAAGATACACATTCAGACGTTTGGGTCGGAACAGTAGGAAATGGATTAATGCTTTACTCTCCTTCTAGCAAAAGGTTACAACCAATACCAGGTACACCATGCTCAGACATTTGCAGTATTGAAGAAGATTTACAAGGAAACATTTGGGTTAGCACACAATATGGTTTATGCAGATATGACCGCACCATAAAGCAATTTACAACTTATTATGCAGCAGACGGCATTGGTGGGAATCAATTCTATGACCGATCTTCATGCCGCTTGCCTGATGGCACTTTAGTATTTGGAGGAACACATGGACTTACTTTCTTTAATCCGATAGATGTAAATGTTAAACGAGAGATACCTCTATTGTTTGAAGATCTGAAAATACACAATAAATTGACACATCCCAAAAAGAATGGATGCATTAGCAAACATCTTTCGCATAGGCCTGATATTCATCTAAAGTATAATCAGAACAGCTTTAGTATCTCATTCTCGGCTCTCGATTATTGCGAATACGAAAAAACTCACTACTATTATAAACTAGAAGGGTTAGATAAATTTTGGATTGACTCCCGCAATAAAAATGAAGCATACTATGCCAATTTACCTGCAGGAAAATATATCTTTAAGGTTAAAGTGACCAATAACGACAAGAGCATCGTTGAAGCAGAGAACTCCATTCCAATCATAGTAACCTCAGCACCATGGAAATCCTGGTGGGCCTATTGTATTTACCTAAGTATCATAATAGGAATCATTTATTTATTGTTTACTTCTTGGTTGCGTATTAAAACAGAGAAAGAAGCAACATTAAGAGCCGAACACGAGAAAGAACAAGAACAAAGAATCAATAAAATGAATATGAGTTTCTTTGCCAATATATCTCATGAATTTCGCACTCCACTTACTATGATTTCTGCACCTCTCACTCAACTTTGTAACACTCCCAATATTAATGAAGAAAACAAACCTCTCTTACACATTATACAACGAAGTGTCAATCGAATGCTAAAGCTTGTCAATCAATTGATGGATTTTAATAAATTGGAAAATGACACTTTACAATTAAAAGTTAAGCGAATAGATATTATCTCTATTTTGCAAGAGCTAGTCAATGTATTCATGATAAATGCCAAGAATAAGGGTATCACCCTCAATACTTATGGTCTAGAGGACACCCTGATCATGTGGCTAGATGAAGATAAAATTGATAAAATTATAAATAATCTACTATCAAACGCACTAAAATTCACTCCTACAGGTGGTAGGATAGATATTATATTTGATCTTATTACACACGAAGATGCTAATAAATTAGTTGAATTAACGGAGAAAGATAAAGATGCACAATACATCAAAATAACGATTGCCGACACAGGCGATGGTATCCCCGAAAAGCAATTAGAAAAGATTTTTATAAGATATTATCAAATAGAGAATCATTCGGAAGGAGTCTATAACTGGGGTACCGGTATCGGCTTATACTATGCACGCAGTCTAGCTGAATTACATCATGGATATTTAAAGGCAGGTAATCGAACAGAAGGGAATGGAGCTATTTTCACTCTTATACTACCTATAAACGACGTTTCTTATCCGGAAGAAGAACGTTCGGAACAAATAGAAAAGCAAGAAGGCATTTTCCCATTGTCTAACAACACAGAATTCTCCATTCATGAATCGGTCAATCAAAATAAAGGACTACAAACGTTGTTAGTCGTAGATGACGATACTGAAGTGGTTCACTATCTCACCGTTTTATTATCGCCTCATTATAAAGTCATCAGTCGTTTTGATGTAAATAGTGCACTGAAAGCCATCAATGACGAATCACCAGATTTAATTCTAAGTGATATTGTTATGCCTGGTATAGATGGTTATCAACTTTGCCGCCAAGTAAAAGAGAACTTACAGCTCTGCCATATACCTATAATTTTAGTAACAGCTAAAGCAACAGTTGTAAATCAGGTAGAAGGATTAAATACAGGAGCTGATGCTTATGTTACCAAGCCATTTGATCCTGAATATCTGTTAGCCCTTATTAAATCACAGCTAAAGAACAGAGAAAAAATTCGTAACATATTAGGAAATAATACTCAGACAAAGAACATATCAGAGAACATTCTCACTCCTCATGATAATGCATTCATGACAGATCTTTACCATCTGATGGAAGTAGAACTATCCAATACTGAATTAGATATTGCACGCATGACTTCATTATTAAAAATGTCGCGCACCAAATTCTACTATAAAGTAAAAGGATTGACTGGTGAAAATCCAAGTATCTTTTTCAAGACCTACAAGTTAAACCGAGCTATAGAACTAATTTCAGAAAGTAAATATACAATTTCAGAGATAGCAGACATGACAGGCTTTACAACACTTTCTCATTTCTCTGTCAGTTTCAAAAAACATTTTGGAGTTTCACCAAGTGAGTATAAAAACGGCACGAAGGGTCAAGAAACTCGCGAAACCATCACTTAA
- a CDS encoding alpha/beta hydrolase family protein, with amino-acid sequence MLRKKIFLLTLFCLSIFSVQAAKVDTLMVNSPSMNKKVKVVVITPDTALGQNATDCPVVYLLHGYSGNAFSWIDLKPDLPEIADKKGFIFVCPDAKNSWYWDSPKNPSYRYETFVSSELVSYIDSHYKTRADRSGRAITGLSMGGHGALWLAFRHKDVFGAAGSTSGGVDIRPFPTNWEIRDQLGEFAANKKSWDEHAVVNQIDNIQPGDLALIIDCGESDFFLNVNKDLHERLLAHHIGHDFITRPGVHNAAYWRNSIDYQILFFSKFFAH; translated from the coding sequence ATGTTGAGAAAAAAAATCTTTTTATTGACCTTATTCTGCTTGTCAATCTTTTCTGTACAGGCAGCCAAAGTGGATACGTTGATGGTTAATAGTCCGTCAATGAATAAAAAAGTTAAAGTCGTGGTTATTACTCCTGATACTGCATTGGGACAGAATGCAACGGATTGTCCGGTTGTCTATCTTTTGCATGGTTACAGCGGAAATGCTTTTTCATGGATTGACTTGAAGCCAGATCTACCTGAAATAGCTGATAAGAAAGGTTTCATATTTGTTTGCCCGGATGCTAAGAATAGCTGGTATTGGGATAGCCCAAAGAATCCGTCGTATCGGTATGAGACATTTGTTTCTTCAGAATTGGTCTCTTATATTGATAGCCATTATAAAACACGTGCAGATCGTAGCGGACGTGCTATCACTGGATTGAGCATGGGGGGGCATGGCGCTTTGTGGTTGGCTTTCCGTCATAAGGATGTTTTTGGAGCTGCAGGTAGTACTAGTGGAGGAGTAGACATCCGTCCTTTCCCTACAAATTGGGAGATTAGAGATCAATTAGGTGAATTTGCAGCCAATAAAAAATCATGGGATGAGCATGCCGTTGTTAATCAGATTGATAATATTCAACCAGGTGATCTTGCTCTTATTATTGATTGCGGTGAATCTGATTTCTTTTTAAATGTGAATAAAGATCTGCATGAACGTTTGTTAGCACATCATATTGGTCATGATTTTATCACTCGGCCGGGAGTACATAATGCTGCTTACTGGAGAAATTCTATTGACTATCAAATTTTATTTTTTAGTAAGTTTTTTGCTCACTAA
- a CDS encoding DUF2007 domain-containing protein, which yields MKTVRLTTCENAIQAHLLQGALENEGIKSILHNENFSTLLPGYANIMGAGVQVLVMENDLEESLQVLSRNIPQEKKYCPFCGSEKISTSLGKLKISKIFFSLLSALGGTPLGNIRTVYKCGNCQKEFDVPEESPLTSQQEEVQPNNLQNQKL from the coding sequence ATGAAAACAGTTAGATTAACGACTTGCGAAAATGCAATACAGGCTCATTTACTTCAAGGAGCTTTGGAGAATGAAGGGATAAAATCTATTCTCCATAATGAGAACTTTTCGACTTTACTTCCGGGGTATGCAAATATAATGGGAGCAGGTGTGCAGGTACTGGTGATGGAAAATGATTTGGAGGAGAGTCTACAAGTCTTAAGTCGCAATATTCCTCAAGAAAAGAAATATTGCCCTTTTTGTGGTTCTGAAAAGATCTCTACTTCATTAGGAAAACTTAAAATTTCAAAGATATTCTTTTCGCTTCTTTCTGCTTTAGGTGGAACACCTTTGGGAAATATACGGACAGTTTATAAATGCGGAAATTGTCAGAAAGAATTTGATGTTCCTGAAGAGTCTCCTCTTACGAGTCAACAAGAAGAGGTTCAACCAAATAATCTGCAAAATCAGAAACTGTAG
- a CDS encoding inositol monophosphatase family protein: protein MSQNTIDYLNLAQITADVRRIAIEGGTFLKEERQKFKRERVEEKNSHDYVSYVDKESERRLISQLSALLPKAGFIAEEGSATLKDEEYCWVVDPLDGTTNFIHDNAPYCVSIALRNREEILLGVVYEVCRNECFYTYKGAPSYLDEKEIRVSEVTSLNDAFIELGLPYNFNAYKPMADHLIHTLYGKVGGTRIQGSAAAELCYVAAGRFEARIEQFLGPWDVAAGSIILKNAGGQITDFSNEDSFYSGNEVLATNGKIHQALLDIIQSFHS, encoded by the coding sequence ATGAGCCAAAACACCATAGATTATTTGAATTTAGCACAAATAACAGCAGATGTACGTAGAATAGCTATCGAAGGAGGAACTTTTTTAAAAGAGGAAAGACAAAAGTTTAAACGTGAACGTGTAGAAGAAAAAAACAGTCATGACTATGTGTCATATGTGGACAAAGAATCAGAAAGACGCTTAATATCTCAACTCTCGGCTTTGCTCCCTAAAGCTGGATTTATCGCTGAAGAAGGCTCTGCAACGCTCAAAGACGAAGAGTATTGCTGGGTTGTTGATCCGCTGGATGGGACTACCAATTTCATTCATGACAATGCTCCATATTGTGTAAGTATTGCTCTGAGAAACCGAGAAGAAATACTTTTGGGCGTAGTATACGAGGTATGCCGCAATGAATGCTTTTATACCTACAAAGGCGCTCCCTCTTACTTGGATGAGAAAGAAATACGGGTATCTGAAGTCACTTCTCTCAACGATGCTTTTATTGAATTAGGGTTGCCTTACAACTTCAATGCCTATAAACCAATGGCTGATCATCTAATACATACACTCTACGGGAAAGTAGGTGGTACACGTATTCAAGGCTCTGCTGCCGCAGAACTCTGTTACGTTGCTGCCGGAAGGTTTGAAGCTCGTATTGAACAGTTTTTGGGACCATGGGATGTAGCAGCAGGTTCTATCATCCTAAAGAACGCCGGAGGACAAATTACAGATTTCTCTAACGAAGATTCATTCTATTCAGGAAATGAAGTACTTGCCACAAACGGTAAGATTCATCAAGCTTTATTGGACATTATCCAATCGTTTCACTCTTAA